One Triplophysa dalaica isolate WHDGS20190420 chromosome 11, ASM1584641v1, whole genome shotgun sequence genomic window carries:
- the si:ch211-10a23.2 gene encoding galectin-related protein A-like yields the protein MTEKGIIGNDDEYVGEIKGGLRPSMKLIVMGILHKRPKSMVVLVSCQSKIEEDEEIEGDVGLELKVNFAEKAVHRNARLSGQWGASETALSFFPFAPGEAFKMEIVCEHQQFRILVDGQPLCGFAHRFTQLASLTALRVYGDLQLTKVA from the exons ATGACAGAAAAAGGGATCATCGGAAAT GATGATGAATATGTGGGTGAGATCAAAGGGGGTCTTCGGCCGTCTATGAAGTTGATAGTGATGGGTATTCTTCACAAGCGGCCCAAAAG CATGGTAGTGTTAGTGTCATGCCAGTCTAAGATAGAGGAGGATGAGGAAATCGAGGGTGACGTGGGTTTGGAGCTGAAGGTTAACTTTGCCGAAAAGGCTGTACATCGTAACGCTCGTCTGTCAGGGCAGTGGGGTGCTTCAGAGACCGCCTTGTCTTTCTTCCCCTTTGCTCCAGGAGAGGCTTTTAAG ATGGAGATTGTGTGCGAGCACCAGCAGTTCCGTATTCTAGTGGATGGGCAGCCCTTGTGTGGTTTTGCTCACAGATTTACTCAGCTAGCATCTCTCACTGCTCTTAGAGTTTATGGAGATCTACAGCTTACCAAAGTGGCTTGA
- the plek2 gene encoding pleckstrin-2: MGTESENKSVLKEGFLVKRGHVVHNWKVRWFVLKPDRLLYYKYESGKRDSSHRGTISLNNCNIICPYLEYENRPLVLRLQTSTSEEHFLEACKREERDEWAEAIGAAVQKLNPHKTPTPSSSQNKGSTSLHLHNVNLSQVVDSMYDVHTGIRLCSHVEQGSSYTNCFSGSAVVDWLVFNKLSLTRVEAVTLASALLDDSSLRPIGIRSADALRNAALGEQFLDDSTALYCFSQSFQKRGSVKAEKSLSAVELSGKVVKRGYLLKQGHKVKNWKVRLFVLRAEPGFLHYYDPSKDDITPVGSISLRGCLVSALDDNGTPSGVKGKIQGNLFKIITQMDTHYYIQAPTHEERMDWIQAIRQVM; encoded by the exons ATGGGCACAGAATCAGAAAATAAATCCGTTCTTAAAGAGGGGTTTTTAGTGAAAAGG GGACACGTGGTTCACAACTGGAAAGTTCGCTGGTTTGTACTTAAACCGGACAGACTTCTGTATTATAAATACGAAAGTGGAAAACGCGATTCGTCTCATCGAGGGACCATATCGTTAAACAACTGCAACATCATCTGTCCTTACCTGGAGTATGAGAACCGACCG CTGGTGCTGAGGCTGCAGACCAGCACCTCAGAAGAGCATTTCCTGGAGGCGTGCAAGAGGGAGGAGCGTGATGAATGGGCTGAAGCGATTGGCGCAGCAGTACAGAAGCTCAACCCACATAAAACACCGACCCCATCCTCATCACAGAATAAAGGTTCCACGTCCCTCCATCTTCACAATGTCAATCTCAG TCAGGTGGTGGACTCTATGTATGATGTGCACACTGGTATTCGCCTATGCAGCCATGTTGAACAGGGCAGTTCTTACACCAACTGTTTCTCAG gctCAGCAGTGGTGGATTGGCTTGTGTTTAATAAGCTGTCTCTGACCCGTGTGGAGGCAGTAACATTAGCCTCTGCGCTCCTGGATGACAGCTCTCTGCGACCTATCGGAATAAGAAGCGCCGATGCTCTACGTAACGCTGCTTTAGGAGAGCAGTTTCTGGATGATTCCACTGCACTCTACTGCTTT TCTCAGAGCTTCCAGAAGAGAGGTAGTGTGAAAGCAGAGAAGTCTTTGTCTGCGGTGGAGCTGAGTGGCAAAGTAGTAAAGAGAGGTTACCTGTTAAAACAG GGCCACAAGGTGAAGAACTGGAAGGTGAGATTGTTTGTCTTAAGGGCGGAGCCTGGCTTTCTGCACTACTATGACCCCAGCAAG GATGACATCACACCAGTTGGCAGTATATCTCTGCGCGGTTGTCTGGTGTCTGCACTGGATGATAACGGCACACCCTCAG GTGTTAAGGGTAAAATACAAGGGAACCTCTTCAAAATCATCACTCAGATGGACACACACTATTACATTCAAGCCCCAACACACGAGGAGAGAATGGACTGGATCCAAGCTATCAGACAAGTGATGTAA